One part of the Candidatus Flexicrinis affinis genome encodes these proteins:
- a CDS encoding PHP domain-containing protein, translating to MGRADLHIHTSASDGSMNVRELLDHVAKAGTLDVIAITDHDRLDASVWAFDRRDRYPFDIVPGVEVSTAEGHMLALWVTEPVPSGLSMAETAAAIHEQNGVAILAHPFFTQMGDTRRAARVYRRDPAYLLHAGLDGLETFNGSVILPGSNAVAACVARLLGLGMTGGSDAHSLSAVGTAITHFKGRTADDLRNALLHRQTRAVGRPWPLRAHIKFVADFIARRGRILLDEFDGDDKPERETATI from the coding sequence ATGGGTCGTGCCGATCTGCACATCCACACATCTGCGTCAGATGGCTCGATGAACGTGCGCGAGCTGCTCGATCATGTCGCCAAGGCAGGCACTCTCGACGTGATCGCCATTACCGACCATGACCGGCTCGACGCCAGCGTATGGGCGTTCGACCGGCGCGACCGCTACCCGTTCGACATCGTGCCGGGCGTCGAGGTTAGCACGGCCGAGGGGCACATGCTGGCGCTGTGGGTGACCGAGCCCGTGCCTTCCGGTCTGTCGATGGCGGAGACCGCCGCGGCGATCCACGAGCAGAACGGTGTCGCGATTCTGGCGCACCCGTTCTTCACGCAGATGGGCGACACACGGCGCGCGGCACGCGTCTACCGGCGCGATCCCGCGTACTTGCTGCACGCGGGGCTGGATGGGCTGGAGACCTTCAACGGCAGCGTCATACTTCCCGGCAGCAATGCAGTCGCCGCGTGCGTTGCCCGCCTGCTCGGCCTCGGCATGACCGGCGGCAGCGACGCCCATTCGCTGAGCGCAGTAGGAACCGCAATCACGCATTTCAAGGGGCGGACCGCGGACGATTTGAGGAATGCGCTGCTGCACCGCCAAACACGTGCTGTCGGCCGGCCATGGCCGCTGCGTGCACACATCAAGTTCGTTGCGGACTTCATCGCCCGGCGCGGAAGAATCCTGTTGGACGAGTTCGACGGCGACGACAAGCCGGAGCGCGAAACGGCCACGATCTAG
- a CDS encoding amino acid hydroxylase — protein sequence MSESRRPFKRFTPEDDRIWSMLWDHQIANCHRYACRLWLEGLETLGLQRERIPDFDALSHRLQDLVGWELVSTDVVYSDGQSWFEHLARRQFLVTEYIRSEEELLYTPLPDIWHDTFGHLPLMADRQYADYIEQFAHIALRYTPEQRKSLGSLWWYTIEFGFLIEDGAMKALGAGLMSSPGELEHALSDAVEKVPFSIEAFEGVSPSPHQMHKTLFILDSIEQLETSAPLWVEYHDTLPAQHR from the coding sequence ATGAGCGAATCCCGTCGTCCATTCAAACGATTCACGCCTGAAGACGACCGTATCTGGTCGATGCTTTGGGACCATCAAATCGCCAACTGCCACCGCTACGCCTGCCGTTTGTGGCTCGAAGGCTTGGAGACGCTCGGGTTGCAGCGCGAGCGCATCCCCGATTTCGACGCGCTCAGCCATCGCCTGCAAGACCTCGTGGGCTGGGAACTGGTCAGCACCGATGTGGTGTACAGCGACGGCCAGTCGTGGTTCGAACACCTCGCCCGCCGGCAGTTTCTCGTCACCGAGTACATCCGCAGCGAAGAAGAGCTGCTCTATACCCCGCTGCCGGACATCTGGCACGATACCTTCGGCCACCTGCCGCTGATGGCCGACAGGCAGTATGCCGACTACATCGAGCAGTTTGCGCATATCGCCCTGCGCTACACGCCCGAGCAGCGCAAATCGCTCGGCTCGTTGTGGTGGTACACGATTGAGTTCGGCTTCCTGATCGAAGACGGCGCGATGAAAGCCCTCGGTGCCGGCCTGATGTCCTCGCCCGGCGAGCTTGAGCACGCCCTCAGCGACGCCGTCGAAAAGGTACCGTTCAGCATCGAGGCGTTTGAAGGCGTCAGCCCCAGCCCGCACCAGATGCACAAGACGTTGTTCATCCTCGACTCGATCGAACAACTCGAGACGTCCGCGCCGCTGTGGGTCGAGTATCACGACACCCTGCCAGCTCAACACCGTTAA
- a CDS encoding NAD(P)-dependent alcohol dehydrogenase: MKAIYVERFSAPDAVRVREVETPTPNADQVLVKVHATSVNYNTVALVTGKPFIVRAMTGGVTKPKYHIPGNDVAGRVEAVGANVTRFKPGDAVFGDTADAGYGTLAEFVAVPETALALIPAGVSFEDAASAPEAGLVALQGLRDVGHIEAGQRVLIVGASGGIGTFAVQIAKHLGAHVTAVCSARNAALVRSIGADDVIDYTRDDFAKSGQTYDLIVATVGYRSIFDFRRALAPGGRYVSTGGTLRQIFTAMLLGPLLSRSGKTLQSLILKPNKDLAELGAMIASGAVRPVIEQCYPLAEAQAALAHYATGRARGKLVITIAHD, encoded by the coding sequence ATGAAAGCGATTTACGTGGAGCGCTTCAGCGCACCCGATGCGGTGCGTGTGCGCGAGGTCGAAACGCCTACGCCCAACGCCGATCAAGTGCTTGTCAAAGTCCACGCCACGTCGGTGAACTACAACACCGTCGCGCTGGTCACCGGAAAGCCGTTCATCGTGCGCGCAATGACGGGTGGCGTGACAAAGCCGAAGTATCACATTCCCGGCAACGACGTGGCCGGGCGTGTCGAGGCCGTTGGCGCGAACGTCACGCGCTTCAAGCCGGGCGATGCGGTCTTCGGCGACACGGCCGATGCCGGGTACGGCACGCTTGCGGAGTTCGTCGCCGTGCCGGAGACGGCGCTTGCGTTGATCCCTGCCGGGGTCTCGTTCGAGGATGCTGCATCCGCGCCTGAGGCGGGGCTGGTCGCGCTGCAAGGATTGCGGGACGTGGGACATATCGAAGCCGGCCAGCGCGTCCTGATCGTCGGGGCGTCGGGCGGTATCGGCACGTTTGCGGTGCAGATCGCCAAGCATCTCGGCGCTCACGTGACCGCCGTATGCAGCGCGCGCAACGCGGCGCTGGTACGCTCGATCGGGGCCGATGACGTGATCGACTACACGCGCGACGACTTCGCAAAGAGTGGTCAGACGTACGACCTGATTGTGGCGACCGTGGGCTACCGTTCGATCTTCGATTTTCGGCGCGCTTTGGCGCCGGGTGGTCGCTACGTGTCGACCGGCGGCACGCTGCGCCAGATCTTCACGGCGATGCTGCTTGGGCCGCTGCTATCCCGCTCGGGAAAGACGCTGCAATCCCTTATTCTCAAGCCAAACAAGGATCTGGCGGAGCTTGGCGCGATGATCGCTTCGGGCGCCGTCAGACCGGTGATCGAGCAGTGCTACCCACTGGCCGAGGCACAAGCCGCACTTGCACACTACGCGACCGGCCGCGCACGCGGCAAGCTTGTCATCACGATTGCGCATGACTAG
- a CDS encoding helix-turn-helix transcriptional regulator — translation MDDQIDKLRLELRRGVLVLAVLAQLETASYGYSLIQRLAERGLDIEEGTLYPLLRRLEQQGLLASDWDTSEARPRKYYRISESGRAVLETLTAEWFATAAVMRRILGETHND, via the coding sequence ATGGACGATCAGATCGACAAGCTCAGGCTTGAGCTGCGACGCGGGGTGCTCGTGCTCGCGGTGCTCGCCCAGCTTGAGACGGCCAGTTACGGCTACAGCTTGATCCAGCGCCTCGCCGAGCGCGGGCTGGATATCGAGGAAGGGACACTGTACCCCTTGCTGCGTCGGCTTGAACAGCAGGGCTTGCTCGCAAGCGACTGGGATACCAGCGAGGCGCGACCCCGCAAGTACTACCGCATCAGCGAGTCGGGGCGGGCCGTTCTGGAAACGCTCACCGCCGAATGGTTTGCGACAGCCGCCGTGATGCGCCGAATCTTGGGAGAAACTCACAATGACTGA
- a CDS encoding methylglyoxal synthase, with protein MTDAPKTLALIAHDGKKADMIAFALKHHDILRRYHLVATSTTGKLLSDSANLEVERMLSGPVGGDAQIAAKVAEGKIAAVFFFIDPLGKHPHDPDIQSLLRICNAHNVPLATNPATATYIISQQAL; from the coding sequence ATGACCGATGCCCCCAAGACTCTCGCGTTGATCGCCCACGACGGCAAGAAGGCAGATATGATCGCCTTCGCGCTCAAACATCACGACATCCTCAGGCGATATCATCTCGTCGCGACTAGTACCACCGGCAAGCTGCTGAGCGACTCGGCCAACCTCGAGGTCGAGCGCATGCTGTCCGGCCCGGTTGGCGGCGACGCGCAGATCGCGGCCAAGGTCGCCGAGGGTAAGATCGCCGCGGTGTTCTTCTTCATCGACCCGCTCGGCAAGCATCCCCACGACCCCGACATCCAATCGCTGCTGCGCATCTGCAATGCGCACAACGTCCCCTTGGCGACGAACCCGGCCACGGCCACGTACATCATCTCCCAGCAGGCGCTGTAA